The DNA region TCTAACTGGAGTGTCATGTATTCATTAAAACATTTACTTTATCGCCCCACATTAAAAACGTTTAAAAGTTTCGTTCCTGTTATGTGGCCActttcaaaaacaattatgcAACGTTGTTTCCCCTGTAGATTGTACTTCAAAAAGCAGAATGATGCATTTCCCTTTGGTACTTCTCGTTTTTGTGTTATACACATTTAAAGAAACATGTGAGGCTACCGTTACCGAGTATTCTGAGCTGGGAAGAGTGATAGATCTTCGAAAGGTCAACTTACTGGCCAACTTCAACGAGCAAGAGAACAGGATCTTTGAGGAGCTCCCCCCGAAATGTCTCGTAAAGAAACCTTTGAAATCTTCAAGCAGCTACCTCGATTATTATGCAAGCACCAAGCAATTTTATAAATCACTTGCCACCCAGTCAAGCTTGAGCGCCTCTTTACAGTCCGCCTACTCGTTGGGTGTTACTGTATCAGTAGCAACAAACATGCAAACTTCAGAGAATACTGAAGTAAGTGGCATGTCCTTAAACAAGCAGGCGCCAACGGAAAAGATCCACGTCGATAAAGAATGTCTAGTAAATGCTGACATCTCCACATTAAAAGGAACATTTCTAAAAGACTTCGAGGACTTGCCCGTAAACATCAAAAGTCCCTGGGAACAGAACTCATGGAGAGAGTATCgtaattttcttaacaaataCGGCTCTCACGCCATAACTTCGGTGGTGCGCGGATCAAGATTTCAGCAGATGGCATTCGCAGAGAGCTCTAAAGCTTACACTGAAAGAGATTTCCAAGTAAAAGCTTGCCTTTCGGCCGTAGGACCTACCCAGGTTGGAGAGCTTGGCATTTCTGCGTGTTCAAGCATAAGCCAAAGTGAGATATCCAAAGTGAGTACGATGAGCATAAGCGAGAAACGCTTTGTCAAAGgtggaaaaagggaaacaaacagCGAGCTGGCAAACGGAGCGACGTCGGCTGAATTGCTTAGCCAACTCCTGAATGAAGCAGATGAATTTCCCGCGTCTATTCAGCACACCTTTATGGCGATCTGGACCATCCTACTAAGCCGATTTAAACAAGGatctcctaacaatatccgaGCCACAAACCTCGAGTACTACTACCTTGGTTTCTTGAATTATGGTTGTCCCTTCATAAGTAACGATGGACTTGCCATACAAAAATTTGACCATACCAGAGGCTCCAGTGAGAAGTATCCAGAATTCGAGTGTACCCTGGCAAAAGAGGGCTGCCACCAAAGCGATGACTGCCACTACAGACCCATTTGGTGCTCCTGTCGTGGTCCAACATGTGTCCATtacaagaaagtgaaagaagGTGCGGGCGACTCTAAGTTAACTGCATATCCAAATACATTTGAAGATTGGGGATGGCATGGTTGCAATTGGAAAGCTGCAGGATTTTATTGCGACTGCTATAATGA from Pocillopora verrucosa isolate sample1 chromosome 1, ASM3666991v2, whole genome shotgun sequence includes:
- the LOC131787573 gene encoding DELTA-thalatoxin-Avl2a-like, whose translation is MMHFPLVLLVFVLYTFKETCEATVTEYSELGRVIDLRKVNLLANFNEQENRIFEELPPKCLVKKPLKSSSSYLDYYASTKQFYKSLATQSSLSASLQSAYSLGVTVSVATNMQTSENTEVSGMSLNKQAPTEKIHVDKECLVNADISTLKGTFLKDFEDLPVNIKSPWEQNSWREYRNFLNKYGSHAITSVVRGSRFQQMAFAESSKAYTERDFQVKACLSAVGPTQVGELGISACSSISQSEISKVSTMSISEKRFVKGGKRETNSELANGATSAELLSQLLNEADEFPASIQHTFMAIWTILLSRFKQGSPNNIRATNLEYYYLGFLNYGCPFISNDGLAIQKFDHTRGSSEKYPEFECTLAKEGCHQSDDCHYRPIWCSCRGPTCVHYKKVKEGAGDSKLTAYPNTFEDWGWHGCNWKAAGFYCDCYNDNRDQRKTVWSLPNRDAATHKASTKTLQKKTEN